In one window of Deinococcus radiotolerans DNA:
- a CDS encoding putative bifunctional diguanylate cyclase/phosphodiesterase, protein MTVQVLNVRMVERRAEAALLLTVLLHALTVTVTPPVSGSAWLTGGAYLLGQLACLLVAAEAWRGAHHAQRRLLGRFTLALTALWLGDCVTLSFELRDLNIPGLSVADALYATYYLLMGGALLSLTRLRLNSLRTLSMTLDSLIVMTILGTVTWTFLLSRSVPLHPAGAAYVTLDLALIAVGLLALRQQRLSVPVALLCAGLTLIVSGDLHAALVGGYASGNRADFLYLWGSALQVLGLWWRRDQAVRGVQWRPPRPVRVWLAAFPYLAGGLTCAALLVSRPAPVTLWGAALTFLLVLLRQGTVIQENHLLARKLRHSAAELERRGSQLRYQARHDALTGLPNRAEFEERLRAAISGPAAVMFIDLDGFKDVNDTFGHPVGDDLLRLVAARLQTHLPARATLARVGGDEFTLVLPGADEAQALHTARRLLNSLSDPVAVAGLTLTVSASIGVSVAPRDGTDVTTLQRRADTAMYHAKHSGRRQVKAFTPALDDQRREHFALEAALRRAVHAQQFTLHYQPQLRGAALESVEALVRWTDPQLGPVSPGRFIPVAEQCGLILPLGRWVREQACAQAAAWHAQGRPLRVAVNVSPLEFTQPDFVPHVQGLLLGLDLPAHLLELEVTEGLLVQDLTGTAAILRELRALGVRISVDDFGVQHASLSALMALPADVLKLDRSFLSGHDTPGGLPSGTQVLRAVHTLGRELNLDVLAEGVETPEQHALLRDLGFEYMQGFLFAPAMPAEELDLWRDARSG, encoded by the coding sequence CCGTGACGCCGCCCGTCAGCGGGTCCGCCTGGCTGACGGGCGGGGCGTACCTGCTGGGTCAGCTGGCCTGCCTGCTCGTCGCGGCGGAGGCCTGGCGGGGCGCGCACCACGCGCAGCGGCGGCTGCTGGGGCGTTTCACGCTGGCCCTCACGGCGCTGTGGTTGGGCGACTGCGTCACCCTGAGTTTCGAGCTGCGGGACCTGAACATCCCCGGTCTGTCCGTCGCGGACGCGCTGTACGCCACGTACTACCTGCTGATGGGCGGCGCGCTGCTCAGCCTCACGCGCCTGCGCCTGAACTCCCTGCGGACCCTGTCCATGACGCTCGACAGCCTGATCGTCATGACGATCCTGGGCACGGTCACCTGGACGTTCCTGCTGTCCCGCAGCGTGCCGCTGCACCCGGCCGGCGCGGCGTACGTCACGCTGGACCTCGCGCTGATCGCCGTGGGCCTGCTGGCCCTGCGGCAGCAGCGCCTGAGCGTGCCCGTGGCGCTGCTGTGCGCGGGCCTGACCCTGATCGTCAGTGGTGACCTGCACGCCGCGCTGGTGGGCGGGTACGCGTCCGGGAACCGCGCGGACTTCCTGTACCTGTGGGGCAGCGCCCTGCAGGTGCTGGGCCTGTGGTGGCGGCGTGACCAGGCGGTGCGGGGCGTGCAGTGGCGCCCACCCCGCCCGGTGCGGGTGTGGCTGGCGGCCTTCCCGTACCTGGCGGGCGGCCTGACCTGCGCGGCCCTGCTCGTGTCCCGTCCGGCGCCGGTCACGCTGTGGGGCGCGGCCCTGACGTTCCTGCTGGTGCTGCTGCGCCAGGGCACGGTCATCCAGGAGAACCACCTGCTGGCGCGCAAGTTACGGCACTCCGCGGCGGAACTGGAACGGCGCGGCTCCCAGCTGCGGTACCAGGCGCGGCATGACGCGCTGACCGGCCTGCCCAACCGCGCGGAGTTCGAGGAGCGCCTGCGCGCCGCCATCAGCGGCCCGGCCGCCGTGATGTTCATCGACCTGGACGGCTTCAAGGACGTGAATGACACCTTCGGGCACCCGGTGGGTGACGACCTGCTGCGCCTCGTGGCCGCCCGGCTGCAGACGCACCTGCCCGCCCGGGCGACCCTGGCGCGCGTGGGTGGCGACGAGTTCACGCTCGTGCTGCCCGGCGCGGACGAGGCGCAGGCGCTGCACACCGCGCGGCGCCTGCTGAACAGCCTGAGCGACCCGGTGGCCGTGGCGGGCCTCACGCTGACCGTGTCGGCGTCCATCGGGGTGAGTGTCGCCCCGCGCGACGGCACGGACGTCACGACCCTGCAGCGCCGGGCGGACACCGCGATGTATCACGCCAAGCACAGCGGCCGCCGGCAGGTGAAGGCCTTCACACCGGCCCTGGACGACCAGCGGCGCGAGCATTTCGCGCTGGAGGCCGCGCTGCGCCGCGCCGTGCACGCCCAGCAGTTCACGCTGCACTACCAGCCGCAGCTGCGCGGCGCCGCACTTGAGAGTGTTGAGGCCCTGGTCCGCTGGACCGACCCGCAGCTGGGGCCCGTGTCGCCCGGGCGGTTCATTCCGGTGGCCGAGCAGTGCGGCCTGATCCTCCCGCTGGGCCGCTGGGTGCGCGAGCAGGCGTGCGCGCAGGCCGCCGCGTGGCACGCGCAGGGCCGCCCCCTGCGGGTCGCGGTGAACGTGTCCCCGCTGGAGTTCACGCAGCCGGACTTCGTGCCGCACGTGCAGGGCCTGCTGCTTGGCCTGGACCTGCCCGCGCACCTGCTGGAACTGGAGGTCACCGAGGGTCTGCTCGTGCAGGACCTGACGGGCACCGCCGCGATCCTGCGTGAACTGCGCGCGCTGGGCGTGCGGATCAGCGTGGATGACTTTGGCGTGCAGCACGCGTCCCTGAGCGCCCTGATGGCCCTCCCGGCCGACGTGCTGAAACTCGACCGCAGCTTCCTGAGTGGCCACGACACCCCGGGCGGACTGCCCAGCGGGACGCAGGTGCTGCGCGCCGTGCACACCCTGGGCCGCGAACTGAACCTCGACGTACTGGCCGAGGGTGTCGAGACGCCCGAACAGCACGCGCTGCTGCGCGACCTGGGCTTCGAGTACATGCAGGGGTTCCTGTTCGCGCCCGCCATGCCCGCCGAGGAACTGGACCTGTGGCGGGACGCCCGCAGCGGCTGA
- a CDS encoding DUF2268 domain-containing putative Zn-dependent protease (predicted Zn-dependent protease with a strongly conserved HExxH motif) encodes MNALHVMNAAGQLKPELAREIKGQLTATLNWHAARLNLDGVDVALRVLPWALPETGVHGYAPTGTYVELTINPGHGHFLSGWRTELPATLAHELHHAARWRGPGYGRTLLEVLVSEGLAQHHELTERETPPLYAQAPVNLRELWARATPLLRTTDFGFEAWFYGSQVQNLPRWAGYALGFDLVGRALLHLGGAAAEHVHTPADLILAAAHP; translated from the coding sequence ATGAACGCCCTGCACGTCATGAACGCCGCCGGTCAACTGAAGCCTGAACTGGCGCGCGAGATCAAAGGCCAACTGACCGCGACCCTGAACTGGCACGCGGCCCGGCTGAACCTGGACGGCGTGGACGTCGCCCTGCGGGTGCTGCCCTGGGCCCTGCCGGAGACCGGTGTGCACGGCTACGCGCCCACCGGCACTTACGTGGAGCTGACCATCAACCCCGGCCATGGGCACTTCCTGTCCGGCTGGCGCACCGAACTGCCCGCCACGCTCGCCCACGAACTGCATCACGCCGCCCGCTGGCGCGGCCCCGGCTACGGGCGCACGCTGCTGGAGGTGCTGGTCAGCGAGGGCCTCGCGCAGCACCACGAACTCACCGAGCGAGAGACGCCGCCCCTGTACGCGCAGGCGCCCGTGAACCTGCGCGAGCTGTGGGCGCGGGCTACGCCGCTGCTGCGGACCACGGACTTCGGGTTTGAGGCCTGGTTCTACGGTTCTCAAGTGCAGAACCTGCCGCGCTGGGCCGGGTATGCGCTCGGCTTTGACCTGGTGGGCCGCGCGCTGCTGCACCTGGGCGGCGCGGCCGCCGAGCACGTTCACACGCCCGCCGACCTGATCCTGGCCGCCGCCCACCCCTGA
- a CDS encoding ATP-binding protein, translating into MTVTAKARTLGELLQTEGYAGRAPFDGKIRLVQDEVRDNLTRKLRGGEELFPGVVGYDDTVIPQLVNALLARQNFILLGLRGQAKSRILRAITELLDPEVPVIAGVDMPDDVLNPVGAEGRALLEAHGLELPIRWLPRAERYVEKLATPDVTVADLIGDVDPIKAARLGTSLGDVRSMHFGLLPRANRGIFAVNELADLAPKVQVALFNILQEGDVQIKGYPIRLELDVMLVFSANPEDYTARGKIVTPLKDRIGSEIRTHYPTDVRLGMDITAQEAVRSGDVTVPEFIAELVEEIAFQAREDGRVDKLSGVSQRLPISLMEVAAANAERRSLVQGDDAVVRVSDVYAGLPAITGKMELEYEGELKGADNVARDVIRKAAGAVYARRYGSANTRELEKWFEAGNVFRFPQGGDSAAALKAAGEVPGLSDLAAEVAASSVDAVRVSAAEFVLEGLYGRKKLSRAEELYAAPEPEARQQRGGRWN; encoded by the coding sequence ATGACCGTGACTGCGAAGGCGAGGACGTTGGGAGAACTGCTTCAGACCGAAGGGTACGCCGGGCGCGCGCCGTTCGACGGGAAGATCCGCCTGGTGCAGGACGAGGTGCGGGACAACCTGACCCGCAAGCTGCGGGGCGGCGAGGAACTGTTCCCCGGTGTGGTCGGGTACGACGACACGGTGATTCCGCAGCTGGTGAACGCGCTGCTGGCCCGGCAGAACTTCATCCTGCTGGGCCTGCGCGGACAGGCGAAGAGCCGCATCCTGCGCGCCATCACCGAACTGCTGGACCCCGAGGTGCCGGTCATCGCGGGCGTGGACATGCCGGACGACGTGCTGAACCCCGTGGGGGCCGAGGGCCGCGCGCTGCTGGAGGCGCACGGGCTGGAGCTGCCGATCCGCTGGCTGCCGCGCGCGGAGCGGTACGTGGAGAAACTGGCGACGCCGGACGTGACGGTCGCGGACCTGATCGGGGACGTGGACCCGATCAAGGCGGCGCGCCTGGGCACCAGCCTGGGTGACGTGCGCAGCATGCACTTCGGGCTGCTGCCCCGCGCGAACCGCGGGATCTTCGCCGTGAACGAACTGGCGGACCTGGCGCCGAAGGTGCAGGTGGCGCTGTTCAACATCCTTCAGGAGGGGGACGTGCAGATCAAGGGCTACCCCATCCGCCTGGAACTGGACGTGATGCTGGTCTTTTCCGCGAACCCCGAGGATTACACGGCGCGCGGGAAGATCGTCACGCCCCTCAAGGACCGCATCGGCAGCGAGATCCGCACGCATTACCCGACCGACGTGCGCCTGGGCATGGACATCACCGCGCAGGAAGCTGTGCGCAGCGGCGACGTGACGGTGCCGGAGTTCATCGCGGAACTCGTGGAAGAAATTGCCTTCCAGGCGCGCGAGGACGGCCGCGTGGACAAGCTGAGCGGCGTGTCGCAGCGCCTGCCGATCTCGCTGATGGAGGTCGCCGCCGCGAACGCCGAGCGCCGCAGCCTCGTGCAGGGCGACGACGCGGTCGTGCGCGTCAGTGACGTGTACGCGGGCCTCCCCGCCATCACCGGGAAGATGGAACTGGAGTACGAGGGTGAACTCAAGGGCGCGGACAACGTCGCCCGGGACGTGATCCGCAAGGCCGCCGGGGCCGTGTACGCCCGCCGCTACGGCAGCGCGAACACCCGCGAGCTGGAAAAATGGTTCGAGGCCGGGAACGTGTTCCGCTTCCCGCAGGGCGGGGACAGCGCCGCCGCCCTCAAGGCCGCCGGTGAGGTGCCGGGCCTGAGTGACCTGGCCGCCGAGGTTGCCGCGAGCAGCGTGGACGCCGTGCGTGTGTCCGCCGCTGAGTTCGTCCTGGAGGGCCTGTACGGCCGCAAGAAGCTGTCCCGCGCGGAGGAACTGTACGCCGCGCCGGAACCCGAGGCGCGCCAGCAGCGCGGCGGCCGCTGGAACTGA